From a region of the Bermanella marisrubri genome:
- a CDS encoding type IV pili methyl-accepting chemotaxis transducer N-terminal domain-containing protein, with protein sequence MRSFIALIVLCLSVLSTPAYSEVQSLSQAINESGRLRMLSQRMAKSKLLSAMEIQPEKAQVQYRDSLALFKKNLVDLIIFSDQVDQSGSMNVQLKQIQSALQAFTNISENYDITPLIPNLLMTSDQLLMQCETLVTELENIANRRSAKWVNLSGRQRMLSQRIAKLYTAIALSKDETHKADLQQAVQEFESALNQLISSPDNTQFVRYKLNNVLTQWNFSKQGFLALEKGQSTPLVISITTESILKQMNDITALYQEIDLNKTRLAAN encoded by the coding sequence ATGAGATCGTTCATTGCATTAATCGTCCTATGCCTTAGCGTATTAAGCACACCCGCTTACAGCGAAGTTCAATCCTTATCGCAAGCCATTAATGAATCCGGTCGTTTGCGAATGCTTAGCCAACGTATGGCAAAATCAAAACTACTATCAGCCATGGAAATCCAACCAGAAAAAGCGCAAGTTCAATATCGAGATAGTCTTGCGTTATTTAAAAAGAATTTAGTGGATTTAATCATATTTAGTGATCAGGTCGACCAATCAGGTTCAATGAATGTTCAACTAAAACAAATACAATCGGCATTACAGGCTTTTACCAATATTAGCGAGAACTACGACATCACACCCTTGATTCCTAACTTGCTAATGACTAGCGATCAATTATTAATGCAATGCGAAACCTTGGTGACAGAACTCGAAAATATAGCAAATCGTCGCAGTGCCAAGTGGGTAAACTTATCTGGCCGTCAACGCATGCTTAGCCAGCGCATTGCTAAGCTCTACACTGCAATTGCACTTAGCAAGGATGAGACACACAAGGCGGATTTACAGCAAGCAGTGCAGGAATTTGAATCTGCCCTGAATCAACTGATCTCCTCCCCTGACAATACGCAATTTGTACGCTACAAGCTCAATAATGTCCTCACACAATGGAATTTCTCTAAGCAAGGTTTCCTAGCTCTAGAGAAGGGACAGAGCACTCCTTTGGTTATCAGTATCACGACGGAAAGTATCTTAAAACAGATGAACGATATTACGGCCCTGTATCAAGAAATCGACCTCAATAAAACGCGGTTGGCCGCAAACTAA